The genomic DNA TCGTACGCGCGCGTGGCCGACGCCGGGTCGGTGGCGAACCCGGAGACCACCTCCACCAGGGGGAGCAGCGGCGCGGGGTTGAAGAAGTGCAGTCCGACGAAGCGGCCGGGCGCGCGCAGTTCGCCGCCGACGGCGGTGACGGACAGGGACGAGGTGTTGGTGGCGAGCAGGCAGTCGTCGCCGACGACGTCCTCCAGGGCGCGGAACAGCTCCTGCTTGACGTCGAGGCGTTCGACGACCGCCTCGACGACGAGCGCGCAGCCGGCGAGACCCGCGAGGCTCTCGGCTGGCGTGAGCCGGGCCCGGGCGGCGTCCCGTTCGGCGCCGGTGAGGCGGTCCTTCTCGACGAGCCGGTCGAGCCGGGCGCCGATCGCGTCGGCCGCTTCCCGGGCCCGCCCGGGAGCGGCGTCGTACAGCCGCACGGGATGGCCCGCGACCAGCGCCACCTGGGCGATGCCCTGGCCCATGGTGCCGGTGCCGACGACGGCCACGGGGCTGCTGAGGTCGAGTGCTGTCATGTGCGCGATCCTCCCGCACGGGGTTTTCCACAGATGCGGCGGTCCCCCTTGTCCCGACCGATCGTTCGGTTACTCTAGCCGTGTCCGCCTGTTCCTGCCCAGGTTTCCCCCAGGTCCACGGACTCGACAGACAGTCGACGGAGCGTCGGCGACGCGTCGGGAGCCGTGAGAGACGAGGAGTTGGTCCCGCATGGCCGCCGAACTCACCGCACACCAGCTGATCGCCCGGCACCGGCCGACCCTGGACCTGGCGCTGGAGACGATCCGCACGCGCGCGTACTGGTCCCCCCACCCCGAGCACCCCAAGGCCTACGGGGAGAACGGCAGCCTGGACATGGCGGCGGGCAAGGCCGCCTTCGACGCCCTGTCCGGCACCCGCGTCGACCTCGGCCAGCCCGGCACCGACGGCTGGGTGGGCGGCGAGGTCTCCCCGTACGGGATCGAGCCGGGCGTGGAGTACCCGCACGCGGACCTCGACGTGCTGCTGCCCGCCATGCGGGCCGGACAGAAGGCGTGGCGGGACGCGGGCGCGGAGCTGCGCGCGATGGTCTGCCTGGAGATCCTCGGGCGTATCGCGAACCGGACGATGGAGTTCGCCCAGGCGGTCATGCACACCTCGGGACAGGCCTTCATGATGGCCTTCCAGGCAGGCGGCCCGCACGCCCAGGACCGCGGCATGGAGGCCGTGGCCTACGCGTACGTGGAGCAGTCCCGCACCCCCGACACGGCGGAGTGGACCAAGCCGCAGGGCAAGCGCGACCCGCTCGCGCTCACCAAGCGCTTCACGCCCGTCCCGCGCGGCATCGGCCTGGTCATCGGCTGCAACACCTTCCCGACGTGGAACGGCTACCCGGGCCTGTTCGCCTCCCTCGCCACCGGCAACGCGGTCCTGGTCAAGCCCCACCCCCGCGCGGTGCTGCCGCTCGCGCTGACCGTCCAGGTCGCCCGCGACGTCCTCACCGAGGCGGGCTTCGACCCGAACCTGGTGGCGCTGGCCGCCGAGCGCCCCGGCGAGGGCATCGCCAAGACCCTGGCCACCCGCCCGGAGATCCGGCTCATCGACTACACCGGGTCCACCGCCTTCGGCGACTGGCTGGAGGCCAACGCCCGCCAGGCCCAGGTGTACACGGAGAAGGCCGGCGTCAACACGGTGATCGTGGAGTCGACCGACGACTACCGCGGCATGCTCGCCAACCTGGCCTTCTCGCTCTCCCTCTACAGCGGCCAGATGTGCACCACCCCGCAGAACCTGCTGATCCCCCGCGACGGCATCCGCACCGATCAGGGCGCCAAGTCCTACGACGAGGTCACCGCCGACCTGGCCCGCGCCGTCGACGGCCTCCTCGGCGACGACGCCCGCGCGAACGCCCTGCTCGGCGCGATCGTCAACCCGGACGTCAAGGCCCGCCTGGAGGCCGCCGCCGGTCTCGGCGAGGTCGCCCTCGCCTCCCGCGAGGTGTCCAACCCGGAGTTCCCGGACGCGGTCGTGCGCACCCCGGTGATCGTCAAGCTGGACGGCGCCAAGCCCGAGGACGAGGCCGCCTACACCAGCGAGTGCTTCGGCCCGGTCTCCTTCGCCGTCGCCGTCGACTCCGCCGAGCACGCCGTGCGGCTGCTGCGCCGCAGCGTCCGGGAGAAGGGCGCGATGACGGTGGGCGCGTACACGACCGACCCGGAGGTCGAGGAGGCCGTGCAGGAGGTCTGCCTGGACGAGGCGGCCCAGCTCTCCCTGAACCTCACGGGCGGGGTGTACGTCAACCAGACGGCCGCCTTCTCCGACTTCCACGGCTCCGGCGGCAACCCGGCGGCCAACGCGGCCCTGTGCGACGGCGCGTTCGTCGCCAACCGCTTCCGGGTGGTGGAGGTCCGCCGCCCGGCCTGAGACAAGAGCCCCAGCGCCTAGGGCACCTGCGGTGCGCCCCCGCCGGCGCTCCAGTGGTACAGCGTCATGGCCACACTGGTCGCGAGGTTGTAGCTGGAGACCTGGGGGCGCATCGGCAGCGCGACCAGACGGTCGGCCCGGGCGCGCAGCTCGGGCGTGAGCCCGCTGCGCTCGGAGCCGAACGCGAGCAGCGCGTCGTCCGGCAGCTCCAGCCCCCTGATGTCCTCGCCCTCCGGGTCCAGCGCGAACAGCGGCCCCCGCGGCAGCCCGGCCACCTCCAGCCGCTCCACCGCGGTCGCGAAGTGCAGCCCCGCCCCGCCGCGCACCACCGTGGGGTGCCAGGGGTCGAGCGTGCCGGTGGTGACCACGCCGGTCGCGCCGAAACCGGCGGCCAGCCGGATCACCGCCCCCGCGTTGCCCAGATTGCGAGGCTGGTCGAGGACCACGACGGGGGCGCGGCGGGGCGTGCGGGCCAGCGCCTCCAGCCCGGCCGCCCGCGAGGGCCGT from Streptomyces sp. CB09001 includes the following:
- the paaN gene encoding phenylacetic acid degradation protein PaaN → MAAELTAHQLIARHRPTLDLALETIRTRAYWSPHPEHPKAYGENGSLDMAAGKAAFDALSGTRVDLGQPGTDGWVGGEVSPYGIEPGVEYPHADLDVLLPAMRAGQKAWRDAGAELRAMVCLEILGRIANRTMEFAQAVMHTSGQAFMMAFQAGGPHAQDRGMEAVAYAYVEQSRTPDTAEWTKPQGKRDPLALTKRFTPVPRGIGLVIGCNTFPTWNGYPGLFASLATGNAVLVKPHPRAVLPLALTVQVARDVLTEAGFDPNLVALAAERPGEGIAKTLATRPEIRLIDYTGSTAFGDWLEANARQAQVYTEKAGVNTVIVESTDDYRGMLANLAFSLSLYSGQMCTTPQNLLIPRDGIRTDQGAKSYDEVTADLARAVDGLLGDDARANALLGAIVNPDVKARLEAAAGLGEVALASREVSNPEFPDAVVRTPVIVKLDGAKPEDEAAYTSECFGPVSFAVAVDSAEHAVRLLRRSVREKGAMTVGAYTTDPEVEEAVQEVCLDEAAQLSLNLTGGVYVNQTAAFSDFHGSGGNPAANAALCDGAFVANRFRVVEVRRPA
- a CDS encoding TrmH family RNA methyltransferase; this encodes MTDPGPGSGPAPGSGPAPGPPAAWHRQAAGRCVLLDGFHALKHALRFGAEVPVAVTSDRAGALALADELAPDVREALAGLLTEVSREAYASLVARPHPTAVAALAVRPSRAAGLEALARTPRRAPVVVLDQPRNLGNAGAVIRLAAGFGATGVVTTGTLDPWHPTVVRGGAGLHFATAVERLEVAGLPRGPLFALDPEGEDIRGLELPDDALLAFGSERSGLTPELRARADRLVALPMRPQVSSYNLATSVAMTLYHWSAGGGAPQVP